GACTAAGAGCAGTATCGAGGTACTGAGGGAATTGAGGGGGTATGAAGCATGATATGGGTCATAGATGCCTCAGTTGCGGTACGATGGTTTCTTGAAGAAGAAAGCCACCCTCATGCCCAAGCCGTTCTGCGCAGGATGGTCGACCGCCCTGGATTCTTTGCCGTACCTGAATTATTTCCTTTCGAGGTCTATGCTGTTCTTTGTCGCATCCATCCCCGGGGATCTGATGTTTTCATTAACGGTCTGATGCCCATTCTTAACAACGGTATTTTTAGGCAACCGATGACCGAAACTCTGGCCAGATATGCCAACCGCTATGTTAAAAAGGGACTAACCGGATATGACGCCTGTTATGCCGCTCTTGCTTTTGAACTAAAAGGTACATGGCTCACTTTTGACCAGAGCGCCCATAAACTCATTAAAGCGGATCACATTTCTCATGACTTAACAAAGAGCATGCCGGAAAATTGGGAGTAAACGGCAACGTTGCAGTTGTTGAATAGGGTATTTGATTGAGGTTATTATGAGCAATATGAGAATACATAAAACCATATTGGCTTATCAGTCAAAGGGAAAATCAAGAGGATCAGCCCTCTCAATCTCTTTTACTTTATCAAAGTGGTGGTCAGCAGAGATGATCGTCTCGATATTATTGTTCAGCATGCAAGCAATATGAATAGCGTCTCGAACGTCTATATCCTTGTTTTTCGAGAGAAGTTCTTTCGCGCGATTGGTATCCGCCAGAGTAACCGGGAATATACTCCAGCAGAGAACCACCATAGAGTCATACAGTTGGTAGGCAAGGTCTTTTCGATGAATGGAAAAGAAGCGGTAGAGAATTTCCTGGAGGACTTCTGTATTGGTTGCAACTTGTATTTCTCCTTCGCCAATGAGATCAAGCAATCTTTTACACGGAGCTTGAAGCGGATGATTTGCGCCAAAGGCATACATGAGGATATTGGAGTCCAGAAAGAAAC
This genomic stretch from Thermodesulfobacteriota bacterium harbors:
- a CDS encoding type II toxin-antitoxin system VapC family toxin; translated protein: MIWVIDASVAVRWFLEEESHPHAQAVLRRMVDRPGFFAVPELFPFEVYAVLCRIHPRGSDVFINGLMPILNNGIFRQPMTETLARYANRYVKKGLTGYDACYAALAFELKGTWLTFDQSAHKLIKADHISHDLTKSMPENWE
- a CDS encoding type II toxin-antitoxin system VapC family toxin, which gives rise to MTDRRFFLDSNILMYAFGANHPLQAPCKRLLDLIGEGEIQVATNTEVLQEILYRFFSIHRKDLAYQLYDSMVVLCWSIFPVTLADTNRAKELLSKNKDIDVRDAIHIACMLNNNIETIISADHHFDKVKEIERADPLDFPFD